The sequence below is a genomic window from Ischnura elegans chromosome 2, ioIscEleg1.1, whole genome shotgun sequence.
CATGAACTTCATGTCTCTCTCCGCATTCTTAATGGTTGGCTTTTTGCTGCGCGGACTTCACTCGCGCAATGCTCCGATGGAAACCTTTTTCTTCCCGCAATTGCTCTTCTAAGTATTTGTCGTTCAACATTTCAAGAGTTGAGGGTCATAAAAGGATTCACGTCGATAGATCATCATCGAGTTGGAGCGGAACGAAACAATTAAGGACGATGCAAGAACAGGATATAACGTTACGTTTTGTCTTTGTATACCGCTGAGTGCACGACATTAAAAGTGATTGTAATGGGTAGGAAAAAATTCGTTCGTTAAAAGCATAGGGCAACGGTATCATGTTATTGAAATCACGACGTTTTTCAACTTCCTCGTTCGTCAGTGTTTTATTTGCCCTTTTCACAACCCGCCCATTAAAAACTTTGTTTGCTTAGTGGTTATTCGTATGATGCTTTTGTTTCGTTAATATCCAGTGATAAGCTAAGTATTGTAACTCTCTGTAAACAGTTATGTCTGAACATGAGCCATTATTTTCTAGACTTCCATGATGAATTCTGGAATCGATAAACCTTTCTCCATATGAGCCGTGCTGTGAGTGAAATAAATCTTATCTGTAAGCTTTAATTCATTGTAGTTATTAAGAAATTCGCATATTTTGTATCAGAAAACTGTATataagaaagaaaattgttgTTGAAGACGATATATCCCTTAGTCAAAATTGtactaaaaatgtttaaacagtTAAGCCTTCAGTTATTCATTTAGAGcaggtatttttttatgtttaataaaaggCGTGACATTCTGAATAGGAATTATTGGCATGCTGTGATATTGATGGCTTGTCTattgataatgaataaacattttGAACTATCTGTATTTTGAGCAAATAATGTAGTTTcataatgttattattatattattctgaatagaaattatttgtatgcTGTGATATTGATAATGTATAAACATTTTGAACTATCtgtattttgaagaaataatgtAGTTTcataatgttattattatattatcttaagttatctgcatttataattaaCATATACCTagattgttttaaaataaatcgatTCTTAGTTTATAGTATTtagatatcattaaaaataaattctaagaaggAATATACTCGGCGACCTATGATATcactattattttatgaataatgaaTCATGGTTTCCATGACTGTCAATTTCGCAGTAATCGCATTTCATGACAGAAAAGCAGAGCGCACTTAtgacataaaatatgaaatcttaAGCACTATCGCACGTACCATATttaattgaaacatttattagcgtgcgtcaaagttgaaaaaatataacattcaattaAACGACAAGAAATATAATAGCTATGGTTCGGCTTTTTCTGTTTTTGCAATTCTTATAAGCAACGGGAAATTGCGTTTACTAATCTTCAATATTTTAAGATTTGACAATAATTTTCCGCAAAGTGTTTGACGCAGTGACGGAAATATGTTACGGAATCGAAAATCTCTCCTGGCGTGAAAAATGGTTTCTAGCGTACTGAGCCGGTGATGCGAAAAAATACAGTTTCTGAGATAGGatataatatcaatatatataaTACTAATAAACTAATAAATACAGTATTAATTCTTCAACTAGCGTGTCTTAAACAATTGTCAGCCATCCTTACACGTGAAGACCATTTGTTGAATTAATAATAGCTTCCCCTATAAATTAATGGTAAACTAAGGGCagtaaatttcaagaaaatgaaaacaaaattaacttcaattaataaaaggaacgttaaagcTTCGGTCTTACGCAGTTATGCACACATTTTGTACGGAAGTGAGAAGAAGTCCATCGTAAGtatgtgaatatttaaaatataaatgataccagGAATACAAATATTATGATATGGTGCATTTCAGCTGATTACCTTTGAgaatagaaatttaaaatcaattacgTACTATTCATGCTTCTATTCTTAAGAAACAAGCAGTCCACACTAACATTTCTTTTCATCTAAAAGTTCTATAAGTGGGAAGTAACTTTACAAAATCTAATTTATAAAATAGTGCGATATGCATATACAGTGGGTTTTCGCAATGATCTTTATTGCCTAAAATATTCGTGAGTCTTCGATCTCTCGTAATTAATCACTCGCTATATTAAGTTTCAATTAAGTTCAACGAACGTCTTGCTCTTACACTTTCAAGATTAGAAGTAACACACCGAAACgatgcttcatttttcatttatacaaATCTAGTGGAATCTATTTGATAACCTTGTGCTTTCCCAATAAATGTTATCCTTGCCAGTTATCTACTCTGCCATTTTTACATGtcgaaaatttttatataatttaaggATATTTAAAACGTGCTCGTTCAGTATTGCCGCAGAAATACTGGCTTTTATTCTCACTTACATAAAccgaaaaattaaattcctctGAGAAATTGAGAGATACCTTTTCATCCTTGTAGTTTTTATCATCCCAAAAGTGCGCAGGCAAGCTGCGAAACATAATGAATCTGTAAGGTACTACCATCATTACATAAATGGTAATGATGTTATTATGCAATTTGATTAGTTATCAGTAACTGCGATGCTTTTTAagtaaaatgttgtttttcatATGTTTCACGAGATTGTGACTTTGTTCACGTGTTTATCATTTTGACGTGATTTATCATCATGTAACTAAATTTCTCGAAATGCCAGAAGAAGGTGCTAAAAAGTACAAAATTGGCCTTAGTAAGAGTTGtataaatgaaatgcattttatattttcccaGGTGGTAATTTTTGTGCTCATGCAAACATAGTGTAACACTCCCGTGGAAATAGGTTTGAAATAAAGAAGATTTCAGAGCTGTAATACTTACCAATGATCCgatgatattttattgttttcatttggttattaatGTATCGAGTTTTTTTGCAAACAATTCTGCGCTgtgatatatattaatttttctgtcTTTTACACGGCTACGCAGTTGCTTTTACTGTTTCATGCTTAAAAGAACTGAATCCTAAGAGCATATTTCGGCTTCGGTTAATCTTAACAAAGATTTCAATATCCTTATAACTCTCTCTTAAGTTGAAGTACTGTCATACTTTTTACTACTTCGCTTCGTTTAAAAATATTGCGTTAAGTGTAAGATTTCCTCATCGATTTGTTATTTCTATTTAGTTTATGATATTGGACGATTCACAGCATAGTGTGTTTGTCAAAGTAATTAAAACGCGGTGAAACCCATTTTAAAGCAACCTCTTAACCTTCCAGAAGTCCGTAGCTAAAAGCTATGTGAAACGCTGGaaattcttcctcttcttccGAAGTTTCCCCTATTTGGTCTTCTAagttactccttatttgttgacttgcacttatttaaaatattactgacTCCATTTATGTTGCCGTATCTCTTTCAGAAGCTATTTCCCGAAAGAAAGCATTAAATTACTTAAGGGAATAGGAGCGGCTAACTATAGATGCGTCCTTTTTTTCTAGCCACATCTGAGCAGTACGAAGGCCTTTCTCCCCCAAAGCGCGATGAACTCCCACCCCTCTTTGTTGCATTGTAGCGGATAAATGTTTGCTCTCTCACAACGTTTTGTTTCGCTCAATGGTCCGAGAAGTCAATGCCGCGACAGCGCGTTGGAACTCTTCCAAAGACAGCCCTGTGATGTCgacctcaatttttcctttttgactGCTGAACATCGCTTGTTATGTGCTGAGAATCGTAAGTCGATGGATTGGTTGCTGTCGCGCATCAAGGTCTGCGTCATGGCATTTAGAAGAGGGGtcgctttgaaaaatgaagatgaaaCCAATGATAAATATTCTTCATATTTGCTATTTTATTAGGATCTGGTCCTCCGAGATGGATTTCTTCGTATGAGCCGCCATTACTAATTTGctacttaaaaaatattgtttgaatgtATCAAGCTGCAGTGTAAATGCTATCAACGTATGTTAGGTTGTGTAAGctgttcattttgattttttacgcTATAGTTGAGGTTATGGCCTCTATAAATTTATTCGGAAGAATGGTATATTATACGTGTGTCTTTTCACATTATTTCTAATAGGCGAAATTAATACTGAAGAGCCGTAATATACACACATTGTAGGTGTTTTCTTGTAGTTGCCCCTCCTTACTATAATTTTTGATAGCCATTTTTGGAGCCATGCAAGAAAATATTCGAAAGTTCCAACTTCTGTTGAATTTCCCcgaaaactttaataaaaaaaaatatgagtatatatgtatataataattgTGCCTTAATGTTGTTGTAAGAGACTGCAATTTAATTTCCGGAattaaaatgccaatttttatgTGTTATTTTTCGCAGTCTTATTCCAGCATTTTTCCTTGAGTTAACCGCTTACTATACGCAACGCAGCAATCTCTTATTTATTATCGATTGCTTTTTACACTGATAGTAAGCTCACTATTTGATTacttacttgatttttttatgctcccTCAAAGATATGAAAATCTTCTGGCCCTGATTACAAATTAATTATAAgatcatgcattaatttttcctcCAGTATCCTTGCATTAACAGACTCTTCCTTGGTTTTTAAATTCGgtattctatttattattttaatcaatcCTTACGGAAGTTTACTCTTCAGAGCATCATATTTCGTTAACTGCTTTGTTCCTGAGAAATTATTATTGTAAAGGCTAATTTACGTCTATGAATCGGATGCATGGATGTGCTGAGACCTtctccttttttaatttattcttagcaGTTCTATTTCGTGAAAACGAAATCATCTGACAAAGAATTGAAACTACTTGCAGTATTTTACGAAACTATGTAGCTGATTAAACCGCAAATTCCTAAGTGCTAAAAAAATCCGATACTCTTACTACTGCTATTCTATTATATATaatatggaaaatgtttttacctattgttaaaaaaataagcggGTACTTTTTACGCAAAATAAGTAATCTACTTCAACAAAATATTGATCAACGTGCTCGAAAAATCTGATAATGCAAGGTTCATCTCGAAGGAACAAAACAGCTCCAGATCAAGTGAATGacatattgatttatttaaaaaatcgtataATCGTGCAAATTACCTTAGGTTAGAATCAATGTAAGAAGAAACTGCAAATCGAGAAGCTCTGCTCGAAAATGCTCCTTGTGTAACCTTCGCTCTTCTCGtgaataataaagcgagaaatttaaatttcgagttttcaatatttttaattctactcGGTAGTTTTCTACTCGGTAGTTTTTTTCCTtggaatactaaaaaaaacaataagctTGGCTAACTCAAATGCATTCTATAAGTTATTCAGGTACAGATAAGAAATACTGGAGAGAGTTTTTACTTAAGTGACTAAAAATGCTGTTTACTATTATACTGAAATTTTAGGGCTTCGTATTTATGAGTTTGAAAATAATGGGGTATTAACAACTACTATTTCTAAGGAGAACTCATTATCGGACTATATTTTTCGTGGATAAAACGTGGATTGCAAATATTTCTTGTCGAAAAAGgttttaatattgaatttaagcTTCTTGATGATTATCTTTTCATAAAACGTTAGGATAGTTCTTGATTCactatttttctataaatgtatTGCTACAAGAGGATAATGTCATCGGTTTCTTCGAAACATGTTCAGATAATCTGTTAGATTTTGGCCATTGTGAGGGTGAACTTAGGAATTTCGTAGCATCTCATATCACTTAGATTATGATTAATGGGTAGGCGAAACGTCAATATCTTGGGTGacgtttttgtttttctatttcgGATTTATGTTGATACTGTCCTTAGTCTATCATCAGTTCTGAATGCTGTGGAACATATCATAACAATTCATTGATAATGATGTATCGAAGGTAATTTACTTTTTTGTCAGAACTCAATGATAATATTCTGTGAGCATAGAGTGCAGCGAGCATACAGTACAGAAACGTCAGTCTACTCACCTGCTTCTCCAGAGCCGTTTAAGCCCTCGAATGTCTTGCTGGTCATCTGGAAGAGCGCGTCCAGCGGTGACGAGGACGCCGATGACACTCCCTGGGCCCCGCCCCCTCCGCCGCTCGCGCCGTGCGTCGGCCCCGCGGACGCCGACCGCCGATGGTGCCCGGACccatggtggtggtggtggtgatggtggtggtgccTCTGGAGGTGAAGGTGCGGGGACGGGATCAGCATCGGCGGGGGCGGCGTCGCTTGCGTCCCGCCAGAGGACGGGCTGTCGGGGTAATCGCTCTCCGAGCACCGGCTAGAAGGGTCGCAACAGTCCATCGGGGGTGGAACCCCCAGTGAGGAGGCTTTGCCGCTCCTCCTGGCCTGCCCGCCACCCGACGGCCTTCCCGGCAGGGGGAGCGGGTGGTGCGGCGCGGCCTCGGTTCCCGCGCTCTGGTTGACCGCGGATCCCAGATCCCACGGCCTGACTATCCTAACACTCGCACCCGGAGAGGCGACCTCGCACGCCATTCCGTTGTACACCGTCGAGCCGGTTGGGGACGCGGGGGCCGTAGTCTTCTTCACCGTTGGTTTGTGGTTCAGGATGTCCAGGATCGAGAAGGACTTGACACCTCCGATGACGGAAGGTCGGGTCGCCGCTACCGGGGGCGGCGGAGGCAGTGGGGGTGGCGGAGGCGGCAGAGGAGGTGACGGGGGCAACGCGGGTGATGGGACACGGGGGCTGTCTCCTTTCGGGGAGTGCTGACCGCCGTGCTTTATGTGCATCATCTTGAGCTTCTTGAGGGGCTTGAAGTAGTCTTCGTCCTCTTCGCCCTCGTCTTCCGCCCTAGACATGGGGCTCCCCCCTGTGTATGACTCTGCGCCGCAGTCGGAAACTACCGCTCCGTGACCCTCCTGACCGACGCCGCTACTCGTGCTGCTGGCACCGCTGCCGCgtctcctccgtctcctccttgCCGCGCCGTCCGCGTCATCTTCGGCTTCGCACGGAGCTTTAGGTGGAGGGGTCGCAGGCCTTAGGGGAGCTACCGGAGACGGGCACCCCACGCTAATCTCGTCGTCGTCCTCTTCGGCCGGTGCGGTCTCCGGGTTGGCGGGATCTTCCGTGGGGTCTTCGGGGGAAGGCGGGTCGCCCTCCGCGCAGTCCTCTGCCATCCTCCGGCGCCTCTGCAGGTGCTGTTGGTGATGGAGGTGCTTCCGGGTGGAGAGGTTGGTGGGTGGCGGATGAGGGCTTGGCGTCCTGTCGCCGTGCGTGGTAGCGTCCGAGTCGCTTCTCGGGGACTCCGCCCCCGACGCGGCGACGGGGGCGGTGGCCATGGGGGCGGACAGTCGTCTGTGAGGTATCAGGGCGTGTATCGGAGGCCTTCGGTGGCTGCACACCTCTGCGTCCATTACGGTGCACATCGGAGGTGCAGAGATTGTGAATGGACCGCCTAAGCGGCTCAGGAACTGTATAGTCTCCAGTCCTCCGATTTTTTATGGCCGAGTGTAAAATAAAGCCCTGCCTTCACTTAGCTAGTCGCGAGGGACGGTGTGATATTTTTGCTCTCACTGATGCGTTGACAGTGTTTACCACCGCGAAATATTCTAGAAGCAATCCTCTGCGTCACTCTGTTCTGGTTGAAGTCTACAGCGAGgataaatattgttattttcgCATCAGATagtgtaaattaatgtttttaccAATTGCCACATCACGACATAACTTCCACTGCTGCATGAGTTCACAGAAAGCTTCAGTTCTCACTCACTGTCTTTTAAAGATGGCGGCCACATTACTCGGACCACTGTCTCCGTGGTGGATGTTGGTTTTCATGCGTCATGTGTACAAATCAATTCGAATTATATACACGTGTTCCGGGAAGAAAGGGTCCACTTGGCGTCCTATTATTGATCTAACAAAGCGCGAATTTTCGTCCGTCTATCACATTTCACGCACAGAAATAAAAACTGGGCACTGTACACCGAGAATGCGTAGAGTTGATCGGTACTTGTTCCAACAACACGGCAGCGATTCTTCCTGGTGTCTTTTCACTGTAGGGTGTCTCGCGAATTCGCACTGAATCGAACTGACACTTCTCCGCGTTCGCGTAGTTTCTCGGGGAGACGCAGAcggagtttcacggggaaaccACCCGACTGCGCCCGGGGAACGGACCTCGATCCACCGGTGAATCGCTCGATCGCTCGCCCCGGCGACAGCTTGCTCCACAGTCGCCCGTGAGGACGCTCAGGCGGTTAACTCAAGGGAGGGTCGAGCAGGAAACCCATCGGCCGTCATCCCTTGGACTTCGTTGGAAGAACCTTCGACGACTTCTCTCACGACGGACGTGGTCGAAGACTTCTCCGGGCGATGGTCAAGCTGTCCACTCGTCTCTTGGCAAAGTGTCCGTCCGTTCACTTCGCTCCTACCCCCTCCACACGCGTTCCTTGTCGATCAAAACAGCAAATCTCACTCCTTCCACGCGCCGTGTCTTCGCCGCTACGCCCAACTCCTTGCTGTGCGCGATCCAAGATGAGGAGGCAAGGCAGCCTCTTCGCTAACGACGCTGtccgccctcctcctcctcctacaccTCTTGCCCTTCTCCTACGCCGAAAAGTGGGCGGTGCCTAAACGGCTCTGGCCTCCagcccttcaagcaccaagaacTCCACCACCATAGGGGAAGCTGTCATCTGGTTTATCAACGTCGATAAATAACTTTCCTGCGAGAGAGACTTGGGGCGGTCGGACGGACGGGAGGGAGTAGTTAAGGTGGGGAGGCGCTGGAGGAGGTGGAGATACTAATGACTGGCGGGCCCCTCAGCGAGCGTCAAGAGAGTCGGGTGGGGGTGAAGGAAGGCTCTTCTCTCCCCCTCCATATACCTAAGACTGAGCGCTGTCGTCCAATGGGTTCTCACGATTTGTGTGAGAGGTTGATTTGCGTCGGGGGGAGCTGGTAAGGAAAGGAATGGATGGGCtctagaattatattttttaccacaACTCTTACCATGCCATCTAGAGACCGTTTTTTTACACTTTCCCTCAGATATGCGCTACGTGCCTGCTAGGACTTGTGGTTTGTCTTTTTTTACTTCTTGATATTCCTGTCTCGCTCTTAAGCAAGTGTCCTCTTTTTCTATCTCACCCCATCTCAGTCCGCATCTATCCTGACCTCCCCCCACTCTCTCCGTGTTGTAGGAGATGGTAATAGATCAAGTGGGAAAAATAGCAGTACGATGAAGGTTTACACGGTGGATATTCCTAATACTTATCTCTAAAAGTGTTTCCTACGAGCATTCTGTAACTGTGGAGGACGCTCTCAAACCGGCAAGAGAGAAAAATCTCCTACTTTATCTCTCTCTCCATGGTTTCTCAAAATCCTCCCTTCCCTCTTCCACTCTTAGGGGGCGTGGAACAGGGTTCGTGTGTGTGAAGTGGTGGGGGTAGCATCCGGGAGACTTAAAGGGGAGGGATGGGAAACGATGTTGGGAGGGTGAGGGCGGTG
It includes:
- the LOC124153609 gene encoding homeobox protein HMX3-like, with translation MCTVMDAEVCSHRRPPIHALIPHRRLSAPMATAPVAASGAESPRSDSDATTHGDRTPSPHPPPTNLSTRKHLHHQQHLQRRRRMAEDCAEGDPPSPEDPTEDPANPETAPAEEDDDEISVGCPSPVAPLRPATPPPKAPCEAEDDADGAARRRRRRRGSGASSTSSGVGQEGHGAVVSDCGAESYTGGSPMSRAEDEGEEDEDYFKPLKKLKMMHIKHGGQHSPKGDSPRVPSPALPPSPPLPPPPPPLPPPPPVAATRPSVIGGVKSFSILDILNHKPTVKKTTAPASPTGSTVYNGMACEVASPGASVRIVRPWDLGSAVNQSAGTEAAPHHPLPLPGRPSGGGQARRSGKASSLGVPPPMDCCDPSSRCSESDYPDSPSSGGTQATPPPPMLIPSPHLHLQRHHHHHHHHHHGSGHHRRSASAGPTHGASGGGGGAQGVSSASSSPLDALFQMTSKTFEGLNGSGEAEGGANHLNLFNNRQQPKKKRKSRTAFTNHQIFELEKRFLYQKYLSPADRDEIAAHLGLSNAQVITWFQNRRAKLKRDMEELKKDVESTKILKAHKSFLENVQDLGILKKKPEDARASAAAAAAAAAAAAASGGPGGVVMMLPSPAASTASSSSASSASGSPSASSSPSISSPHTGEK